Proteins encoded within one genomic window of Phototrophicus methaneseepsis:
- a CDS encoding tetratricopeptide repeat protein, with amino-acid sequence MKRKLLLAIVCFGIAGCTPSAAERNNAANHDVQTGEIESAIAAYQQAQVLEPDNAVLYYNAADALQQANRVTAAVEALEFAIAQGDDDLKAVAYYNLGRIYFLGEDYEQAIFAFQEVLRLTPDNNDARFNLELALASILQPTPTALEMQTEPEDSPVNEQATPTPAPGDISQLTPTPTPPPEGTRIGPTPIDEGSDGAPIEDMRSTPQPEVDGDLTIDQAERILDQIKLDADVLGDFKQQEATPSSTQSEKDW; translated from the coding sequence ATGAAGCGAAAATTGTTATTGGCGATTGTTTGCTTCGGGATAGCAGGTTGCACACCCAGTGCAGCTGAACGCAATAATGCCGCCAATCATGATGTACAGACAGGCGAGATTGAATCAGCAATTGCCGCCTATCAACAAGCACAGGTGCTTGAACCAGATAATGCTGTGTTGTACTACAATGCCGCTGATGCGCTCCAACAAGCGAATCGCGTTACAGCGGCGGTAGAAGCGCTCGAATTTGCAATTGCACAGGGAGATGATGATCTCAAAGCGGTTGCTTACTATAATCTGGGGCGTATTTACTTCTTGGGTGAAGATTATGAACAAGCAATTTTCGCCTTCCAGGAAGTGCTACGCTTGACGCCAGATAATAACGATGCACGTTTTAACCTGGAGCTTGCCCTCGCCAGCATCCTGCAACCCACACCAACCGCCCTGGAAATGCAAACAGAACCAGAAGACAGCCCCGTCAATGAGCAGGCGACACCTACACCTGCCCCAGGTGATATTTCTCAGCTGACGCCAACGCCAACCCCGCCACCAGAAGGTACACGCATTGGCCCGACGCCAATTGATGAAGGCTCCGATGGTGCCCCCATTGAAGATATGCGCTCCACACCACAGCCAGAAGTCGATGGCGACCTGACAATAGACCAGGCGGAACGCATCCTGGACCAGATCAAACTTGATGCGGATGTACTGGGAGATTTCAAACAGCAAGAGGCAACGCCTTCCAGCACACAATCGGAAAAGGATTGGTAA
- a CDS encoding LysM peptidoglycan-binding domain-containing protein, whose protein sequence is MKPSIRMQFILPLRLSLLLLSFLLFSFSVTTIQGQDNNLLTNPGFEDAFVARENEELLTVANGWEPWHMPHTADMPDYQNARPYYIGSTTANAMGILPRVRSGNQSQIYYSFYETHDGGIYQQISGIEPGTELRFSIYAHVWSTTYDDFNVSEDDGGVALRVGIDTSGGTDPDAASVVYSTPGIFYDTFRQYSVIATAESDTVTVFVRTTVADAVRNTVIYLDDAVLEVTPESGGSVTEEPTEEPTAVVTEEPTEAPTEEPTEVVTEEPTEQPTSTPLPTSTSTPLPTATTASSGGSDDPTPTQEDTGLVATATPVSAQPTATTASAQPTATETGDIEAPPDNGTTGPISQDFPGQIIHVVRRGETVGRIAALYGSTIEAIIQANGLDTNALIFINQALFVPVRIIPATIVPSPTPIATQPPENQAEVPTQPPSAPSGTNTYVVQPGDTLLRIASRFNTTVATLVQLNNIGNPNRIYYGQRLIVPAPVVTTPQPEPAAATYVVQRGDYLLKIAIRFNVSLNALVAANGLTNINRIYPGQVLTIPQS, encoded by the coding sequence ATGAAGCCCTCAATTAGGATGCAGTTTATATTGCCCTTGAGGTTGAGTTTACTTCTTCTTTCATTTTTACTTTTCTCATTTTCTGTAACGACAATCCAGGGACAGGATAACAACCTGCTCACCAATCCCGGTTTTGAGGATGCTTTCGTTGCCCGGGAAAATGAGGAACTCCTTACAGTCGCCAATGGTTGGGAGCCATGGCATATGCCCCACACAGCAGATATGCCAGACTACCAGAACGCCCGCCCCTATTACATCGGGTCAACAACGGCCAATGCAATGGGCATCTTGCCACGTGTGCGTTCAGGCAACCAATCACAAATTTACTATTCATTCTATGAAACGCACGATGGCGGCATTTATCAACAAATTAGCGGTATTGAGCCAGGGACAGAGCTGCGATTCAGCATCTATGCTCATGTCTGGTCAACGACCTATGATGACTTCAACGTCAGCGAAGACGATGGTGGTGTAGCCTTACGCGTCGGCATTGATACCTCAGGTGGAACGGATCCTGATGCAGCGTCAGTCGTTTATTCAACACCGGGCATCTTTTATGACACCTTCCGCCAGTATTCCGTTATCGCTACCGCAGAAAGCGATACCGTTACGGTCTTCGTCCGTACAACAGTCGCCGATGCCGTCCGTAATACGGTAATCTATTTGGATGATGCTGTACTTGAAGTGACCCCGGAATCCGGCGGTAGCGTCACAGAAGAACCGACTGAAGAGCCAACAGCAGTCGTCACAGAAGAACCAACAGAGGCACCGACTGAAGAACCAACCGAAGTCGTGACTGAAGAACCAACTGAACAACCAACGAGCACACCTCTGCCAACGAGTACCTCGACGCCGCTGCCAACGGCAACGACAGCCAGTTCAGGTGGCAGTGATGACCCAACCCCCACGCAAGAGGATACAGGCCTTGTAGCCACAGCCACACCTGTTTCGGCGCAGCCAACGGCGACAACAGCCTCGGCACAGCCAACGGCCACGGAAACGGGAGACATCGAGGCCCCGCCCGATAATGGCACGACAGGCCCTATCTCTCAGGACTTCCCAGGCCAGATCATCCACGTGGTACGACGTGGCGAAACGGTCGGGCGCATCGCAGCACTGTATGGCAGCACAATCGAAGCAATCATCCAGGCAAACGGCCTCGATACCAATGCGCTTATTTTCATCAATCAGGCGTTGTTTGTCCCGGTACGGATCATCCCAGCAACAATTGTGCCGTCGCCAACACCCATTGCGACACAACCGCCGGAAAATCAGGCAGAAGTGCCCACACAGCCGCCAAGCGCACCAAGTGGTACAAACACCTATGTGGTGCAGCCAGGTGATACGCTGCTGCGCATAGCAAGCCGTTTTAACACGACTGTTGCGACCCTTGTTCAGCTCAATAACATCGGCAACCCGAACCGCATTTACTATGGTCAGCGGTTGATTGTGCCCGCGCCTGTCGTCACCACGCCTCAGCCCGAGCCTGCGGCTGCGACGTATGTGGTACAGCGTGGAGATTACCTATTGAAGATCGCCATTCGCTTTAACGTGAGCCTGAATGCGCTTGTAGCAGCCAATGGCCTGACGAATATCAACCGTATTTACCCGGGCCAAGTGCTGACGATACCGCAATCATGA
- a CDS encoding vWA domain-containing protein produces the protein MQFLSPLNLLFLAILPIVIVFMLWRDQVRRRVLKRLGNDELVQQLVAQTHPIRRRIQTILWFIAVMAIIFAAAQPAWGITTEIVQSSGVQVVFALDVSRSMDAQDMVPSRLERAVLDIQSIITEIEGNDIAIVLFAQDAVTYIPLTFDIDVIDTFLEQVNTQALTNQGTDIVAAINRAMLSFDMRTETERVLILMTDGENHQGNAHDAIQPLIEEGIHFYAVGYGTDEGGLIPIYNATGALVDYKTDSSGTLVETRLNSTLLQDMAELTDGSYLQPATGADVTELASVIQSLTPGELGPQILTRPADQSILFVLIAFIALSLEIVLPQIWGRR, from the coding sequence ATGCAATTTCTCAGTCCATTGAACCTACTCTTTCTGGCGATCTTGCCCATCGTGATTGTGTTCATGCTCTGGCGTGATCAGGTTCGTCGTCGTGTGCTTAAACGCCTGGGCAATGACGAACTGGTACAACAGCTTGTCGCCCAGACCCATCCTATTCGGCGACGCATTCAAACGATTCTCTGGTTCATCGCCGTTATGGCGATCATTTTCGCAGCAGCCCAGCCAGCCTGGGGCATCACAACAGAAATTGTCCAGAGCAGTGGGGTACAGGTCGTCTTCGCATTAGATGTCAGCCGGAGTATGGACGCCCAGGACATGGTCCCAAGCCGCCTGGAACGAGCCGTACTGGATATTCAGTCGATTATTACGGAAATTGAAGGCAATGACATTGCGATAGTCTTGTTTGCTCAGGATGCAGTAACCTATATACCCCTTACATTCGATATTGATGTAATCGATACCTTCCTCGAACAAGTTAACACACAAGCGCTCACCAACCAGGGAACGGATATAGTCGCGGCCATCAACCGGGCCATGCTATCATTCGACATGCGCACAGAGACAGAACGTGTCCTCATCTTGATGACAGACGGCGAAAATCATCAGGGTAATGCACATGACGCAATCCAGCCGCTCATAGAAGAAGGCATTCACTTCTATGCTGTCGGCTATGGCACAGACGAAGGCGGGTTAATCCCCATTTATAATGCAACAGGCGCACTGGTTGACTATAAGACGGACAGTTCCGGCACTCTGGTCGAAACCCGATTGAACAGCACACTGCTCCAAGATATGGCGGAGTTGACCGATGGAAGTTATCTCCAACCCGCAACAGGGGCCGATGTAACCGAACTAGCTTCTGTGATTCAATCACTAACACCCGGAGAACTTGGACCGCAAATCCTCACCCGCCCTGCTGATCAAAGTATTCTATTTGTTTTAATCGCGTTTATCGCACTGTCGCTGGAAATTGTATTGCCACAAATATGGGGGCGACGATGA
- a CDS encoding AAA family ATPase codes for MTSLETLNGRIRDEAAFVADILQQTQRIIVGQDNLIRHMLVALLADGHALIEGVPGLAKTLAVRTLASTLNADFKRIQFTPDLLPSDIIGTQIYNPGDHTFVPRPGPIFSNIILADEINRAPAKVQSALLEAMEERQVTLGDTTFHMKEPFLVLATQNPIEQEGTYTLPEAQLDRFMLKILVNYPNRTEERTIIDRMSGHTIEEAKAVIEPEAILHARTVVDQVYVDDRLKEYVLDLIFTTRDPAALGMKKLAAMIEYGVSPRATLFLVRSAKAHAFLEGRGYVTPDDIKFMVPAVLRHRLILSFEAQAEAITTEQIIEHLLRRVEVP; via the coding sequence ATGACTTCACTGGAAACGCTCAATGGTCGTATCCGCGACGAAGCAGCTTTTGTCGCGGATATTTTACAGCAAACACAACGCATCATCGTCGGTCAGGATAATCTCATCCGGCATATGTTGGTCGCGCTGCTGGCAGATGGTCACGCCTTGATCGAAGGCGTCCCTGGCCTCGCAAAAACTCTGGCAGTACGAACCCTGGCCTCGACATTGAATGCTGACTTCAAACGCATCCAATTTACGCCAGATTTACTGCCCTCGGATATTATCGGCACACAGATTTACAACCCAGGCGATCATACCTTTGTACCACGCCCCGGGCCTATCTTCAGCAATATCATTCTGGCTGACGAGATCAACCGTGCCCCGGCCAAAGTACAGTCTGCCCTGCTAGAAGCCATGGAAGAGCGCCAGGTGACACTCGGCGACACAACCTTCCACATGAAAGAGCCGTTCCTCGTACTGGCAACCCAAAACCCCATCGAGCAAGAAGGGACATATACCCTGCCAGAAGCTCAGCTCGATCGGTTTATGCTAAAAATCCTGGTGAACTACCCTAACCGTACAGAAGAACGCACCATCATTGACCGCATGTCCGGCCATACGATTGAAGAAGCCAAAGCTGTCATCGAGCCAGAAGCCATCCTACATGCTCGTACAGTCGTTGATCAAGTTTACGTCGATGACCGTTTGAAGGAATACGTACTCGACCTCATTTTTACGACGCGTGACCCGGCGGCATTAGGCATGAAGAAGTTAGCAGCGATGATCGAGTACGGGGTTTCGCCCCGTGCGACGCTCTTCCTCGTGCGCAGCGCCAAAGCCCATGCATTCCTGGAAGGACGTGGCTACGTCACGCCGGATGACATCAAATTTATGGTCCCTGCTGTGTTACGACATCGCCTCATTTTGAGCTTTGAAGCCCAGGCAGAGGCTATCACTACAGAACAAATCATTGAGCATCTACTACGCCGTGTCGAAGTGCCGTAA
- a CDS encoding tetratricopeptide repeat protein — MAAQETSFQTAEQAYTSNDYAKAIEQLTSMLEQDENPAIYANLGNAYYAMGDYAPALLAYRRAQALNPRDVVLQQQIALLQARTGQLTTTDANTDPFAITESFTANELALVGFILWCLFWLQILLIMYQPNRRSQAALFIAITALIFAVNMSLFGVNLYRTTSQPAAVTMQDTIVRSGPAESYPLLYTLPAARDIRITATEGDWLRFTTHNGQIGWLMSNQIERVQSCPAATK, encoded by the coding sequence TTGGCTGCGCAAGAAACTAGCTTTCAAACTGCTGAACAAGCTTACACTTCAAATGACTATGCGAAGGCGATAGAGCAACTAACATCCATGCTTGAGCAGGACGAGAATCCTGCCATCTATGCCAACCTCGGCAATGCCTATTATGCTATGGGGGATTATGCACCTGCATTATTAGCTTATCGTCGTGCACAAGCATTAAACCCAAGAGATGTCGTCCTTCAACAACAGATTGCCCTACTCCAGGCACGGACAGGACAACTCACGACGACAGATGCCAATACAGACCCATTTGCGATTACAGAAAGTTTCACAGCCAATGAATTAGCATTGGTCGGATTTATTCTATGGTGCCTGTTCTGGTTACAAATTCTGCTCATCATGTATCAACCAAACAGACGAAGCCAGGCAGCGCTCTTCATAGCGATTACGGCCCTCATCTTCGCAGTCAATATGAGCTTGTTTGGGGTCAATCTCTATCGCACCACCTCACAGCCAGCCGCCGTGACTATGCAGGACACTATCGTCCGCAGTGGCCCTGCCGAAAGCTATCCCTTGCTCTATACGCTGCCTGCAGCACGAGATATACGCATCACAGCAACGGAAGGCGACTGGCTACGATTTACAACCCATAATGGACAAATCGGCTGGCTTATGAGCAATCAAATTGAGCGTGTGCAGTCGTGCCCAGCCGCTACAAAATGA
- a CDS encoding DUF192 domain-containing protein, which produces MSEYRRVINAKTQKVVLERAKWCVSFWCRFRGLQFVTHLDPDEGLLFVSDKENKQDTAIHMLFMFMSIAVIWIDANGVVVDKRLAKPWRLAYIPAKPAQYFIEANTALLDQVNIGDKLTFDQVV; this is translated from the coding sequence ATGAGTGAATATCGTCGCGTCATCAATGCAAAAACGCAAAAGGTCGTTCTGGAGCGCGCGAAGTGGTGCGTCAGTTTCTGGTGCCGCTTCCGCGGGCTCCAATTCGTCACCCATCTAGACCCTGATGAGGGTCTCCTTTTTGTGTCGGATAAAGAGAACAAACAAGACACAGCCATCCATATGCTTTTCATGTTTATGTCGATAGCGGTGATATGGATTGATGCAAATGGGGTTGTTGTCGATAAAAGGCTAGCAAAGCCCTGGCGATTAGCGTATATTCCCGCCAAACCTGCTCAGTATTTTATCGAGGCAAACACAGCTTTACTGGACCAGGTTAATATTGGCGATAAACTGACGTTCGATCAGGTTGTATAA
- a CDS encoding DUF503 domain-containing protein, with protein MAKAIIGLCELEFYLPDSMSLKDKRSIVKSLLKRVHQQFNVAASETDLLDSVQSAKIAIVSVSNSNRHLQSMMQNVISWIESHYPQAMIVQENIETLY; from the coding sequence ATGGCGAAAGCGATCATTGGTTTATGTGAACTTGAGTTTTATCTCCCCGATTCAATGTCCTTAAAAGACAAGCGCAGCATTGTAAAATCTCTGCTCAAACGTGTTCATCAACAGTTCAATGTAGCTGCATCTGAAACAGATCTCCTGGATTCTGTACAATCTGCCAAGATTGCTATTGTCTCTGTGAGCAATTCTAACCGTCATCTACAGAGCATGATGCAAAATGTGATTAGCTGGATTGAGTCTCATTATCCCCAGGCAATGATTGTTCAGGAAAATATCGAGACGCTTTATTAG
- a CDS encoding vWA domain-containing protein has product MSDFRFAYPLVWLLLVPAVLFIALWWRNRYHSNGPVLRYSDTSLLSNLDASTRLRLRQLPNILRLLAWICLLTALARPQMGNTSVELRGQGIDIVLALDISDSMATDDFAPNRLEAAKSVIADFVSNRISDRIGLIVFAEQAFYQAPPTVDYNILLELVESAPFAHDLGLGDRTAVGLGIATATNMLRSSTAPSKVIILLTDGENNAGQIDPITAAEAARAVGVRIYTIGIGVNSGTSGNMDFATLQRIASIANGRHYLALDTDDLFDIYNEINNLETVNVDSQLNIRWQDMGQPFLIAALLALLLERILRHSIFQTIP; this is encoded by the coding sequence ATGAGTGATTTCCGTTTTGCCTATCCGCTTGTGTGGTTGCTGCTGGTCCCGGCTGTCCTCTTTATAGCCTTATGGTGGCGCAACCGTTACCACAGCAATGGTCCGGTCCTACGTTATAGTGATACCAGCCTTCTCAGCAATTTAGACGCCAGTACACGCCTGAGACTGCGCCAACTCCCGAATATATTGCGCCTATTGGCCTGGATTTGTTTGCTTACAGCATTGGCGCGGCCTCAAATGGGCAATACAAGCGTTGAGCTACGCGGCCAGGGCATTGATATTGTGCTCGCCCTGGATATTAGCGATAGCATGGCAACGGATGACTTTGCTCCGAACCGATTAGAAGCAGCCAAATCAGTCATTGCGGATTTTGTATCCAACCGTATCAGTGACAGAATCGGATTGATTGTGTTTGCTGAACAAGCGTTTTATCAGGCCCCGCCCACAGTTGACTATAATATCTTGCTCGAACTGGTTGAATCGGCTCCATTTGCGCATGATCTGGGGTTGGGCGACCGAACAGCGGTTGGCCTGGGCATTGCCACAGCCACCAATATGCTCCGCAGCAGCACCGCACCCAGCAAGGTCATAATCCTGCTGACAGATGGTGAGAATAACGCCGGGCAAATTGACCCAATTACAGCCGCCGAAGCAGCTCGCGCTGTCGGCGTCCGCATTTATACCATTGGCATTGGGGTGAACAGTGGCACAAGCGGCAATATGGATTTTGCCACCCTACAGCGCATTGCCAGTATCGCCAATGGGCGTCACTATCTGGCGCTCGATACCGACGATTTATTTGATATTTACAATGAAATCAATAACCTGGAAACAGTCAATGTCGATAGCCAGCTAAATATCCGCTGGCAAGATATGGGGCAGCCTTTCTTAATCGCAGCGCTGCTGGCATTACTCTTAGAGCGCATCTTACGTCACAGCATCTTCCAGACGATTCCTTAG
- a CDS encoding DUF58 domain-containing protein: protein MLNANLLRTIRRIEYRTRRLVTSSFTGAYRSRYRGQGMSFVSVRPYVPGDDIRAIDWKITARTSIPHIRQYVAERELSLMILIDGSASLMFGTQERQKREYAAELGAILAYSAIFNNDKAGIMIFTDHLEHYVAPAKGRKHILRLLQDLLTYTPKGTNTDLGAALRTANRVLPQHSIIIMLSDFLVPPENYAKELAIVAQRHDVAAIMLTDPMEEVIPSVGLLHVQDSETGDVHLVDTASKKWQKAFAQQRTTLQTARDDAFKRAGVPTVALSQDADYIPTLIRFFGQSVGKQS, encoded by the coding sequence ATGCTAAACGCGAATCTATTGCGCACGATCCGACGAATTGAATATCGCACCCGCAGATTAGTGACGTCATCCTTCACAGGGGCTTACCGATCTCGATACCGCGGCCAGGGCATGTCCTTCGTCAGCGTGCGCCCCTACGTGCCTGGGGATGATATTCGCGCCATAGATTGGAAGATCACAGCGCGCACGTCAATCCCCCACATTCGACAATATGTAGCCGAGCGAGAGCTTTCATTAATGATCCTCATTGATGGCAGTGCATCTCTCATGTTCGGCACCCAGGAACGCCAGAAACGCGAATATGCGGCTGAACTAGGGGCCATCCTGGCGTATAGCGCAATCTTCAACAATGACAAAGCAGGCATCATGATCTTCACAGATCATCTAGAGCATTATGTCGCGCCAGCTAAAGGCCGTAAGCATATCCTCAGGTTATTGCAGGACTTGCTCACCTATACGCCTAAAGGCACGAATACCGATCTCGGCGCAGCATTACGCACAGCGAACCGCGTCCTGCCACAGCACTCCATCATTATCATGCTGTCGGATTTTCTGGTCCCGCCAGAAAATTATGCTAAAGAACTGGCTATCGTCGCACAGCGCCATGATGTCGCTGCAATTATGCTGACAGACCCTATGGAAGAAGTCATACCATCTGTTGGTCTGCTGCACGTTCAAGATAGCGAAACAGGCGATGTTCACCTGGTGGATACGGCCTCTAAGAAATGGCAAAAAGCGTTTGCCCAACAGCGCACAACCTTACAAACAGCACGGGATGATGCTTTTAAGCGAGCAGGTGTTCCTACAGTTGCGCTGAGCCAGGACGCAGACTATATTCCGACGCTGATTCGCTTCTTTGGTCAATCTGTGGGCAAACAAAGCTAA
- a CDS encoding BatD family protein — protein sequence MSRYCLALLALMMCFGATIQAQSSTTDFVEVELSQNTPYVGEQITYTVRWYSTLDSEIADQADVVWPNFEGFGRITEDYSSTTDRRENTLYSVVILEMTLLPLRTGEIQIEPFRLAVPPSPFQDETIIESVPLNVSVRPLPQNQPDSFVNAIGQFSIQAELDSSQVTLNEQLRYSLTLTGIGNLQQISAPTVAFPSEWRVFDAQPTYQTLATGLGSKQFTWRLIPTQAGDYIIEPMPVTTFNPQQQAYQTLTTAPFNVHVAASDAAITSTRSIPATAAASNSQVPEWVPMSQFIDLRIVNAPLFWLLWLIPLVLVGGLWAINRLQSRKPTSRNKIVGVRALRRQISAVSTDDEKQACETMLKLLQASALSLHEEPWPHMVKQLENARFAPASTYSAEIYKQQILNELKR from the coding sequence GTGTCGCGGTATTGTCTTGCACTTCTGGCCTTGATGATGTGCTTTGGTGCCACTATACAGGCCCAATCCTCAACAACCGACTTTGTCGAAGTTGAATTGAGCCAGAACACCCCCTATGTGGGTGAGCAAATTACCTACACAGTGCGTTGGTATAGCACGCTGGATTCAGAAATTGCCGATCAAGCTGATGTTGTCTGGCCGAATTTTGAGGGATTCGGACGAATCACAGAAGATTATTCCAGCACCACAGATCGGCGTGAGAACACGCTATACAGTGTAGTCATCTTAGAAATGACGCTCTTGCCGCTGCGCACGGGTGAGATACAGATTGAACCTTTTCGGCTGGCAGTCCCGCCATCGCCTTTTCAAGATGAAACTATTATCGAAAGCGTGCCGCTCAACGTTTCTGTGCGGCCCCTTCCACAAAATCAGCCAGATTCATTCGTGAATGCCATTGGTCAATTTTCGATTCAAGCAGAGTTGGATTCATCACAAGTTACCCTTAACGAGCAACTACGCTATAGCCTTACCTTGACAGGCATCGGTAATCTTCAGCAAATTTCTGCGCCGACAGTCGCATTCCCATCAGAGTGGCGTGTGTTTGATGCCCAGCCAACCTATCAGACGCTTGCCACGGGGCTGGGTAGCAAACAATTCACCTGGCGCTTGATACCAACCCAGGCAGGTGATTACATCATTGAGCCAATGCCCGTAACGACTTTCAATCCGCAGCAACAAGCCTACCAGACGTTGACAACCGCGCCTTTTAACGTCCATGTAGCGGCCTCGGATGCAGCGATAACCTCAACCCGTTCAATCCCTGCCACAGCCGCAGCATCTAATTCCCAAGTGCCGGAATGGGTGCCGATGAGCCAATTTATCGACTTGCGGATTGTGAATGCCCCTTTATTCTGGTTGTTATGGTTAATACCATTGGTTCTGGTAGGTGGGCTATGGGCTATTAATCGTTTACAGAGTAGGAAGCCGACCAGCCGAAACAAAATCGTTGGCGTACGCGCTTTACGTCGTCAGATTAGCGCTGTTTCTACAGATGATGAGAAGCAAGCTTGCGAGACTATGCTTAAACTCTTGCAAGCTTCCGCACTCTCGTTACATGAGGAGCCATGGCCCCATATGGTCAAGCAGTTAGAGAATGCGCGTTTTGCGCCTGCATCGACTTATTCTGCTGAGATCTATAAACAGCAAATTTTGAATGAGCTTAAACGGTGA
- a CDS encoding LysM peptidoglycan-binding domain-containing protein, with the protein MSHFNKIRPGLRFGLLLAILLVFTTASNAQSDTANESAGSGVTIHVVQRGENLFRIALAYNTTTEELAALNGITNVSSILIGQRLLVPTLADPTIPQTHVVQAGETLATIAELYNMDWQTLLEINGLSNADRIYPGQVIALIPEALPSPTPTDAPTETPTDVIPAESPTDATVSVPDGSTENIEEEPSLGIISTPERPVTVGAPFLHTVQAGETLFRIATSYGLTVNDLVTANDIADPTRIYSGQQLIIPNLDMPDAAYDLPDPITNLQIRPLIFKEGETGSITIVTSTATTITGTFLGADLKIVSQENGTLHQAVVGIPMYTIAGIYPVELYLTGAQTTSYTFNIRVLSGAYGAINITLSDALAPLYDPMVDETELNLLYGITSQFTDQRRYGDSLSLPAAAAMNAGFGSSRSINGGGYDRYHTGADFATPPGTSVLAAAPGRVVLADTLNIRGNAVIIDHGWGVYTLYAHMTQLGVSLGDEVVTGQYLGASGSTGRSTGPHLHWEVWIHGIPVNPLQWLQTTFP; encoded by the coding sequence ATGAGTCACTTCAACAAAATAAGGCCGGGGCTACGCTTCGGCCTTTTACTCGCTATTCTGCTTGTCTTCACCACAGCTAGCAACGCCCAGAGCGACACAGCAAACGAATCAGCCGGGTCCGGCGTTACCATTCATGTCGTTCAACGTGGCGAAAATCTATTCCGCATTGCCCTGGCTTATAATACCACTACAGAGGAGCTTGCTGCGCTCAATGGCATTACCAACGTCAGCAGCATCCTCATAGGACAACGCCTGTTAGTACCTACCCTGGCGGATCCCACCATCCCGCAAACACACGTTGTTCAAGCTGGGGAAACGTTAGCAACGATTGCAGAACTATATAATATGGATTGGCAGACGTTGTTAGAAATCAACGGCCTGAGCAATGCCGACCGTATTTATCCAGGTCAGGTCATCGCACTTATTCCAGAAGCCCTGCCCTCTCCGACGCCAACCGACGCGCCCACGGAAACCCCGACGGATGTCATCCCTGCCGAAAGCCCAACGGATGCGACTGTATCAGTGCCGGATGGCAGCACAGAGAACATAGAAGAGGAGCCATCGCTCGGCATCATCAGCACACCGGAGCGCCCCGTCACAGTTGGCGCGCCATTCCTGCACACAGTGCAAGCTGGCGAAACGCTCTTCCGTATCGCAACCAGCTACGGCCTGACGGTCAATGATCTCGTCACAGCAAATGACATTGCAGATCCAACCCGCATCTACAGCGGCCAACAATTAATTATCCCCAACCTTGACATGCCTGACGCTGCTTACGATTTGCCAGACCCCATCACTAATCTGCAAATTAGGCCTCTGATTTTTAAGGAGGGCGAAACAGGCAGCATAACAATCGTGACAAGCACAGCGACGACCATCACGGGTACATTCCTGGGCGCAGATTTAAAAATTGTCTCTCAGGAAAATGGCACGCTGCACCAAGCCGTTGTCGGCATCCCGATGTATACAATCGCAGGCATTTACCCTGTAGAACTCTATCTGACAGGTGCGCAAACAACAAGCTATACCTTCAATATCCGCGTGCTCTCTGGCGCTTATGGGGCCATCAACATCACGCTCAGCGATGCCCTCGCCCCCTTATATGACCCCATGGTTGACGAAACGGAACTCAACCTTCTCTATGGCATCACAAGCCAATTTACAGATCAGCGCCGCTATGGGGATTCCCTGAGCTTACCGGCGGCGGCTGCCATGAATGCGGGCTTCGGCTCAAGCCGATCCATTAACGGCGGCGGCTATGATCGATACCATACAGGCGCAGATTTTGCTACACCACCAGGCACAAGTGTCCTTGCGGCTGCACCGGGGCGCGTCGTCCTGGCAGATACACTCAATATCCGGGGTAATGCCGTCATTATTGACCATGGATGGGGTGTTTATACGCTCTATGCACATATGACGCAATTAGGGGTGAGCCTGGGGGATGAAGTCGTCACAGGCCAATATTTAGGCGCTTCTGGTTCTACCGGGCGCAGTACAGGGCCCCATCTACACTGGGAAGTCTGGATTCACGGCATCCCCGTAAATCCTTTGCAATGGTTGCAAACGACCTTCCCCTAA